From the genome of Amycolatopsis granulosa:
CACTTCCTGTGCTACGTCGAGTGGGACGCGCCCTACCGCTACTCGCTGGACAACCTGCTCGACCCGATGCACGGCGCGTTCCTGCACCGCAACAGCCACACCATGTTCGCCGGGAAGCGGGAGGCGGTGTTCCAGATCCGCGCCACCGACAAGGGTTTCGTGTTCGAGAAGACCGACCAGCGCGGCGTCAACTTCGACTGGGTCGAGCTGACCGAGGGCGGCGCCCAGTGGGTCACACTGGACATCCCGTACCCGGACACCGCCGGGCCGGGCGGCCCGTTCACGATCGTCGCGGCGCTGTCGGCCATTTCGGAGCACCGGCACGCCGGGTTCTTCTGGCGGTGCCGCAAGGTCTCCGGCTGGCAGCGCGACAGCTGGCGCTTCCTCTACCGCAACCGGCTGGAGGCCCGGCACTTCGCCGTGCTGGAACAGGACCGGGAAATGGCCGAGGCGATGCCCGCCGACGCGTGGGACCGGGAGAACCTCTACCAGCACGACATCGCCCTGGTCCGGATGCGCCGCCTGCTGCGCGCCGAAGCCGCGAAACAGGCCGCCCGCCTGACCGAACCCGCCGCACCCGCACCGGTCCCGGTCGCCTGACACCCTTGGAGGACACCATGTCCGAACCCGTCGTCCGGCTGCGTGCGCTGCGGTCGGTCACCCTGCGCTCCACCCGCTGCGCCGATGCGGGCGAGTTCTACCGCGAAGTGTGGGGGCTGCGCCAGGTCGAGCAGGACACCGGGGCGGTGTGGCTGCGCGGCACCAGCAGCGAGCACCACGTGCTGCAGCTGCAGCAGGCCGAGCAGAACGCGCTCGGCAAGGTCGCCTTCGCCGTCGCGACGCCGCGGGAGATCGACGAGGCCGCCACCCGCCTGGCGGCCCAGGGC
Proteins encoded in this window:
- a CDS encoding Rieske 2Fe-2S domain-containing protein, which produces MNPLHTTEGLMQFGLRDRWYPLCPSEHVRPGQLARLDRAGEELLLWRDAAGVVHVQEDRCPHRAARLSHGVHMGDRVACNYHGVQVDAEGTVVSVPGSPGCALEGRRVLRTFPAREHGGAVFAWFGLDESAPPAPLEVPGPIAGEEWAHFLCYVEWDAPYRYSLDNLLDPMHGAFLHRNSHTMFAGKREAVFQIRATDKGFVFEKTDQRGVNFDWVELTEGGAQWVTLDIPYPDTAGPGGPFTIVAALSAISEHRHAGFFWRCRKVSGWQRDSWRFLYRNRLEARHFAVLEQDREMAEAMPADAWDRENLYQHDIALVRMRRLLRAEAAKQAARLTEPAAPAPVPVA